Within the Nicotiana tabacum cultivar K326 chromosome 11, ASM71507v2, whole genome shotgun sequence genome, the region AATAGAAGTTTATCATAGAAATGAGATTTTAAGACTGTAAAAAAttcaagtttgaaataacaatcTTCTTCGAAACCTATATGATGCTATAATTTCAGATTAAGGCTTATAGCTTTACCACTTCATATGACATAAATTTGTACATTAGACCACTATCATATTGTAAAAGGGTAAGAACAAGTGGCTAGATAATTGATAAGTAGTGTCTGATATATCAGTTCTTTTGTTCATTAAACAGCGTGATACAAATTATAATAAGACTATCAATAGGGCTTCTACCAAGCTTGGCCACAATAGCCCAAATTTATACTATTGGTAATGGGCTTGAAACATGAGTACCAAAAACAGTATTAATAGATGAACTCTAGCAATTGGATGTTGTAAGTTGCAGTAACATCAATATATGTTGTACTTATACATTTTCTCATTAGTTCAGCTggacttctttttttgttttgtttgctttCTTAAATCTAATAGGGGGTAgaaattttaattaaattctttttaattgTACCCATGTCAATAATTTGGAGAATGACTTTTTCTTATTATGTTACATTACATAAAAGTAATTATACCTTACATGCCAAAATTGCTTTACTGTGTGTAACTTTCTGGAATGTTCCACCCTTAAAAGCAGTGGTCAATGTCAAATTAGTATGCTTTTGGTTTATTGTTGATTTACTTTTATCGTATAGGATATCTATGGATAATGGTGATAAAAGTTGGATGAATCTCCTGAGATGGACGGATGAGTATATCCATGGAGTGaatgattttcttgataaggcaTTTGAATGAGCGGCCCAAGGAGATGAAATATTATGCCCTTACAAAAAGTGCATGAATCTCTATTGGTATTATAGAAATGTGGTGGAGGATCATTTGGTTGTTCATGGATTTGTTGATGGTTATACCAAATGGGTTTTCCATGGGGAAGAATTTTCCTCGAGAAATACACCTCATTCAAGCAATGATGATGAAGGTTCTACCATGCGTGACGATCTTGATGGACTACTTCATGATACATTTAGAAATATAGAGGGTCAGGCAGGGGATGAAGAAGAAGCTGGGGAAAGACTATATGAAGATGCAAAGAAGTTTTTCAAATTGCTGGAGGAAGTAAAACAAGAGTTATATCTGGGGTGTGAAAATTTTAGTAAATTGAGTTTCACTATTCGATTGTACTTGCTTAAATCATTGCATGGATTGAGTAATGTGGCTTTCTCTGATTTGTTAGAGTTGATCAAAGAGTCATTTCCATTTGCTCAGGTACCAGAATCTTTCAACAAGACTAGAAACATGATAAAAGATTTGTGTcttaattatgaaaaaatacatgCATGCCCTAATGATTGCATGTTATTGCAAAATCAAAGGGTTTCGTCATTGACAACAAAAAGAACCTTTCAATCTACAAGGTCAAATGCAAATGAAGAATGACAATCAGAAGGTGGATTACCTTATCTTTGCAAAACCAAAAGGTTTTGTCGTTGACAACAAAAACAGCCTTGAAAGCTCTAAGGTCAAATGCAAATGAAGAACGATAATCCGAAGGTGGATCTCAATTGCAAGAACAAGTGCAGCAAGTGCCACGGAATTGCACCTCTTCAACAACACAAGGAGTACATGAACAAGTGCAACAAGGGAATATGGATTCTATCACTCCTGCATCACAGGGAGTACATGAACGATCTGATGATTCTACCACTCATGAAGCAGTTGAACAATTTGAGGAACAaggcatatatatataaattttaatcaTAAACTTAACTAAAAATAGTGATTAATGATTATCTTTGTTTTGTACTATTGCAGGCCCCTCctcaccaaaaagaaaaagaggctGTACTCAAATGCCAAGGGCTCGTGGTAGAAAGGAGCGCAAAATAATCATTCTAAATGAGTATAATCAACCCGTTGGTCCTACTAAAGAGGTTGTAAAAGGGTTGGGTAGCTTCCTCGGCACATTGGCAAGGAGTGGGACTTTTTGTCCTTTTAATGTATTTAATTGGAGGAAACTTGACACAAAAGATGATATGTGGAAATATATCAAGGTATGAAGTTTTCAATGTCCAATAAACATGGATGATATTTCTTATTTCTTGCACTAACCCAATTGCACTAAATTTGTCGGAAAAATATGACATTCTGATGAGGTGAAACAATGGGTTTTTGAATCAGTTTGCAGTGCTTGGAGAAAGTATAAGAATCAATTGAAGATAACTCACTTCACAATCTATGCGAATGATGAGCTTCGAATGGAGAATAGTCCAGTAGATATTTCGGAATCTCACTTTAAGGATATCCTTAAATATTGGAACTCCGATTCTCACAAGGTAATTACATCCAGAATCTCTTGTCTTGTTGTAACATAATTGTTTTTTGGTGCATGAGTCAAAAGAATCAGAGGTAAAATAGTACCGAACATGAATGTCTCAGTCCTTTCAAGAATAAACTAATTctactgttttactattgttgtaactaggggtgggcataatatGTTTAAAGTTGTTGCCTTCTACTATAAGTTGTGACCTATTGCAAGTTTTTACTATTCGATAGATAAATTTTGTTATGTGTTCTGTTACCTATTTTGTATCAACTTCTACTTACTATTAGCAGTTGTTGGTGTATACCTGTGCTTTTTGACTTTCTGTGGTTTTGTGATTAATACCACATACTTTGGTTGGAATACATATTGTATTGTCCCAAGAGAAGAAAGATGGTTTGGGACGATGTTACTCTCCTAGGCTTTGATTAATCTGTTTGCCACTGCTGAAGTGTTTAGGTGTTCTGTTTGCACGTTCTCTGTGTGCTTGTTCTTTATAGTCTATTATTGGTTTCATTTGTAGTGTAGTTACCTTTGTGTTATTGTCTGCTGAGCTTACTTCTCTGCCCAGATTCACATTAAGTGTAATTAGTCTCGTTCAGGAACTCAAGGAAGGCACCAATCTCTACAATCTACTTTTAGACCGCTCTTCTCTTTCAATTTATGAATGGCCACTTCCACCAATTTCATCATCTCTGAATTTGATTCTAATCCCCAATACTCTGCATTAGAAATTGGTTTTTTTATTGTAGCAAGGCAGAGTGGATATGGTAATATCCTTTTTTCTATttatagcttgtttggatggttgttacacatcatttcataatgtatcgtatcgtattgtattatattatactgtatcgttttatgaatacaatgtttggatagattgtatcatttgctgttgtttcatgatatcatgcACCAGCAATATAAAGAATAAACCTGCAATACTATGAAGAAAATTATGATATGGggtaaatttattatataaaaatgtagggtaaatgataaataaaactatttaataataatgaagggtgagatgagAGAAATAGATAAGATAATGATgcaaccacaccaaatcggtcgttacataaagtggtatatttcgtcgttacgtaacgacgaatttaacgatacgatacaataaaatttaagtagcaaccaaaacaaacatcgtatttaaagtaacaatacgatacaatacaacaggtaacaatcatccaaacaagcaGTTAGTAGGAGTATATGATTTCTTAAGTGCCAACTCGGCTCCTATGTATAGTAATAATACCTAAGTAATACTGGCGGTTCTATGATagttgaactttgagaatttaaAATTGGAATAGATTACTAATAGattgattttcctttctttttatacAAAACCTTCATGGTCTTTTATTAGTCTTTGTGGTTAGTTGATTAATTTGACTAAACAACAATGGAGAAGGGACCTGGAAAGAAAAAATAGGTTGAAAAACCACTCCTCAATCCTACAGGTAGATCATAATGGGGTTGGGGTTGCAGAACAATATTTAATACTTTAATTGTATGTTTATATGTTTGATCTTGCAAGATACTAAAAATGGAATTTAAGTACGTTCTAAGTTTTCTATCTTTTGTAGTTTTTCTGTTTATCTTCACAGGCCAATTACGTTACCGTTTTAGCTAAATTATCTGCTTTTCACTTTTAATTGCATCTTCTTCATTTCTAACTTTTAGCAAATATTTTGTAACTTAGTAATTTATTGTATAGCATTTGTTTTCCTTACCAAATTTATTTTGACAGATAACTGCAAAAACAATTCTCTTGGTTGTATGACAGGTTCTTACATTTCTTTTGTCGAATACTACTGCAAAATAAGACTTAGGTTCTAAGGTTTTGTTTCCTTCATACTAGACAACTCTATTTGTGAGTCCAACGATGACATCAACAATTTCTAGTATTATGTCATAGCTATAATAAAAGAAGCAGTATGTTGTATCTATTTACTTTGTTTGGCAGAGGATTCGGATGAGGATATACCTGATTGCATTTGTTTCATCCCTGTAGATCTACTAAAGTGCAGTAAACCTTATGTTGAAGCCCTGAAAGCTTTACCCTCAGTGCTAAGcttcatgtaacgacccgactggtcattttgagctataacacgtcgttcagcggtttgagtcCATGAGCAGcattacttcaggtattatgacttgagcGCATAGCCGGAATTTCATTTCGggtagttcggagttgatttggaaagagaattgttattttggaagctctaagttgaaagaattgactaagaacAGATTTCAGAGTAAACAAATTCGAaatcaggattcgaaggttccagtaggttcgtatgataatttcggacttgggcgtatgtccggatcgggttttggaagacccgggaacgttttggtgcctattgtggaagttatcattttggaagaaattttataagtttgggttgaagtgcactttagtgttatcaatgtccgtttggtaTTCCGAGTCTGGgggtagctccgtatggtgattctagagttgggagcgcgatcggaagtgaattcggaagttcgtaggtcattttggagtcatttggctaaagatagaaattctaaggtttttttaaaaaagtttgaccgagagttgactttttgatatcggggtcagattctaattccggaagttggaatatgtctgtaatatcaaatatgacttgtgtgcaaaatttgaggtcaatcagatatgatttgataggtttcggcatcgaatatagaagtttgaaattctaaagttcataaagattggattggaggttgattcgtggttttagtattgtttgatatgatttgaggcctcgagcaagtccgtaatgtgttttgggaccgGTAGGTATGATtagttggggtcccgggggcctcgggtggattttgggtggttaacgggtcgaaaatggaatttttggaaggctgaagttgctggttgctggtat harbors:
- the LOC107815040 gene encoding uncharacterized protein LOC107815040 yields the protein MDSITPASQGVHERSDDSTTHEAVEQFEEQGPSSPKRKRGCTQMPRARGRKERKIIILNEYNQPVGPTKEVVKGLGSFLGTLARSGTFCPFNVFNWRKLDTKDDMWKYIKFAVLGESIRIN